The following are encoded together in the Adhaeribacter arboris genome:
- a CDS encoding DUF4920 domain-containing protein: protein MKLFFYYLMTSFCIWQGQSKAYAQTTAPAAGKSTQETHYGRPVSAGKSMEAKVLPRFIAGKDSVQVRVSGVVQQVCQVKGCWMDVKLTDDTRMKVRFRNYGFFVPKNLNGKKVILEGTAYQEVISVADQQHYLKDAGKSAAEIQAIRKPKKEITFVADGVQLL, encoded by the coding sequence GTGAAACTATTCTTTTATTATTTAATGACCAGCTTTTGTATTTGGCAAGGCCAATCAAAAGCATACGCCCAAACTACTGCACCTGCTGCGGGTAAGTCTACCCAAGAAACTCATTATGGCCGACCGGTTTCAGCGGGTAAAAGTATGGAGGCTAAGGTACTGCCCCGTTTTATAGCGGGTAAAGATTCGGTACAGGTTAGAGTTTCGGGGGTGGTGCAGCAGGTATGCCAGGTAAAAGGTTGTTGGATGGATGTAAAGCTAACGGATGATACTCGGATGAAGGTCCGTTTCCGGAATTACGGTTTTTTTGTACCGAAAAATTTAAACGGTAAAAAGGTAATTCTGGAAGGAACTGCTTACCAGGAAGTAATATCCGTCGCTGATCAGCAACACTATTTAAAAGATGCTGGCAAATCAGCTGCCGAAATCCAGGCCATTCGTAAACCTAAAAAAGAAATCACCTTTGTGGCCGACGGTGTTCAGCTTTTATAA
- a CDS encoding cytochrome c oxidase subunit 3, whose amino-acid sequence MEPDKKNTIGTSNNSTFSRIEKVHPFLMMLYLVIVGISVLFLILIVAYIRTRLWEEGPINRHFSKFFSISTILLICSSFTISRAPSFYRQDDLLKVKIMLWATLLFGMSFVWSQVAGWRDMAMHGIPFRSGSGMYVYFISALHSIHLLGGFGYLSFVLLKTLHASLNPIRALVFIRNPYRRQQINLLCTYWHFMDILWVFIYLVFLFLN is encoded by the coding sequence ATGGAGCCTGATAAGAAAAATACGATTGGTACATCCAATAATTCTACTTTTTCCCGCATAGAAAAAGTGCATCCTTTTTTAATGATGCTCTATCTGGTTATTGTAGGCATATCCGTTTTGTTTCTGATCTTAATCGTAGCCTATATCCGGACTCGTTTGTGGGAAGAAGGTCCTATAAACCGGCATTTTTCAAAATTCTTTAGTATTAGTACTATCCTGCTGATATGCAGTAGTTTTACCATAAGCCGGGCTCCTTCTTTTTACCGGCAAGACGACCTCCTGAAAGTGAAAATTATGCTTTGGGCAACTTTACTCTTCGGAATGTCTTTTGTATGGTCGCAGGTGGCGGGGTGGCGCGATATGGCGATGCACGGTATTCCTTTTCGCAGTGGCTCGGGTATGTACGTTTACTTTATTTCGGCTTTGCACAGCATTCATTTACTGGGAGGCTTTGGTTATCTTTCGTTTGTGTTGCTTAAAACGTTGCATGCTTCCCTTAACCCAATCCGCGCCTTAGTTTTTATTCGTAATCCTTATCGCCGGCAACAAATAAATTTGTTGTGCACCTACTGGCATTTTATGGATATTTTGTGGGTATTTATTTACCTGGTTTTTCTGTTTTTAAATTAA
- a CDS encoding gliding motility-associated C-terminal domain-containing protein has protein sequence MKFRLLLLFILVCFALSARATHIVGGEFELEHRSGSNYRLTLNMYFDNLNGNPEALDRDLVASIYDKQTDELVQQVYMPLTASTPVAYTSVACTNASLSTSKLVYTSTLQLSPSVYTSPLGYYVVWERCCRNNVISNIRSPESAGQTFYLEFPAVVKANKPFINSSPKLFPPLSDYACVNELFYYDFSGTDNDGDSLVYEMITPLNGYSSPGDPLPEFPSSGPYPTVRWTAGLGVDNQIPGNPSISIDPFTGRLVVRPNRLGLFVFGVRCNEYRDNVKIGETRRDFQLLVLNCPTNDKPQITAQMQGQKTFYKEGDTLRLTPDGNHCLDIFMTDPDTDEPLTISYRPVNFSLTGNILSTTQGIVNRGGARDSLKATVCFPGCLDSKGKTYLLDVMVKDDGCSLPKADTVRLTIIAEPVPNEPPAIRTTAPDTILTAKLGDVISFDAIGTDPDNEVVTVKLEPRNFNLAGQKISFPTTSGTGSVTVPFRWEIDCPAAGQSSYLLDFLATSVVCGQPVTKTTTVEVRLDNPNAPPQLSTLLEGKTITIPYGGSVNDSIFGLDPDVNPIVLSAAGEDFNLADYGMQFTPASGNGSARTAFSWTPDCRTLDRESFKVNFSVQEQACNPNPATIKSVVFLVQPPKSASFIPANIFTPNGDGRNDYFQMPNLPPDYCESIFASIIIFNRWGNKVYSSTNREFKWDGRNATDGVYYYLIKFSDKEFKGHVTLVH, from the coding sequence ATGAAATTCCGGTTACTACTCTTATTTATCCTAGTTTGTTTTGCCCTATCGGCCAGGGCTACGCATATTGTGGGCGGCGAATTTGAATTAGAACATCGCTCCGGCTCCAATTACCGCCTTACCCTGAACATGTACTTTGATAATTTAAACGGCAATCCGGAAGCCCTAGACCGCGACTTGGTAGCCAGTATTTATGATAAGCAAACCGACGAGTTGGTGCAGCAAGTTTACATGCCCCTTACTGCCTCTACGCCGGTTGCCTATACTTCTGTTGCTTGTACGAACGCATCTTTAAGTACCAGTAAACTGGTGTATACCAGCACGCTGCAACTAAGCCCCAGTGTATATACCAGCCCATTAGGTTATTACGTTGTTTGGGAAAGATGCTGCCGTAATAATGTTATTTCTAATATACGATCCCCCGAAAGCGCCGGCCAGACTTTTTATTTAGAGTTTCCGGCCGTAGTTAAAGCTAATAAGCCATTCATTAATTCCTCGCCTAAACTTTTCCCCCCGCTCAGCGATTACGCCTGCGTAAACGAATTATTTTATTACGATTTTTCCGGTACGGATAATGACGGCGATTCTCTGGTGTATGAAATGATTACTCCGCTGAATGGCTACAGCTCTCCCGGCGATCCCTTACCTGAATTTCCTTCCAGTGGCCCTTATCCAACTGTCCGCTGGACCGCCGGTTTGGGCGTAGATAACCAGATTCCGGGCAACCCTAGTATTTCCATCGATCCATTTACCGGGCGCTTAGTCGTTCGGCCGAACCGCTTGGGTTTGTTTGTTTTTGGGGTTCGTTGCAATGAATACCGCGATAATGTAAAAATTGGCGAAACCCGTCGCGATTTCCAATTATTGGTTTTAAACTGCCCGACCAACGACAAGCCCCAGATTACCGCGCAGATGCAAGGACAAAAAACCTTTTACAAGGAAGGAGACACCTTGCGCCTGACGCCGGACGGAAACCATTGCCTCGATATTTTTATGACCGACCCGGACACCGATGAACCCCTCACGATTTCTTACCGGCCCGTTAATTTTTCCTTGACCGGCAATATTTTAAGTACCACCCAAGGCATAGTAAACCGGGGAGGAGCCAGAGATTCCTTAAAGGCCACCGTATGTTTTCCGGGCTGTCTGGACTCGAAAGGTAAAACGTATTTGTTAGACGTAATGGTAAAAGACGATGGCTGCAGTTTGCCCAAAGCAGATACCGTTCGCCTGACCATTATTGCCGAACCAGTGCCTAACGAACCGCCCGCTATCCGTACTACCGCTCCCGACACCATTTTAACGGCTAAACTGGGCGATGTTATTTCTTTCGACGCCATAGGTACCGACCCCGACAACGAAGTAGTTACGGTAAAACTGGAACCGCGTAATTTTAATTTAGCCGGCCAAAAAATTTCTTTCCCTACTACGTCCGGCACAGGGTCCGTTACGGTACCTTTCCGGTGGGAAATAGACTGTCCGGCAGCTGGTCAAAGTAGCTACCTACTCGATTTTTTGGCAACTTCAGTGGTATGTGGTCAGCCGGTTACTAAAACTACTACCGTGGAAGTACGCCTAGATAACCCGAACGCGCCCCCGCAATTAAGCACTTTACTCGAAGGAAAAACCATCACTATTCCGTATGGGGGTTCGGTAAACGACTCTATTTTTGGTTTGGACCCGGATGTAAATCCGATTGTACTCAGCGCTGCCGGCGAAGATTTTAACCTGGCGGATTACGGCATGCAGTTTACTCCTGCTTCCGGTAATGGCTCAGCCCGTACTGCCTTCTCCTGGACTCCGGATTGCCGGACATTGGATAGAGAATCCTTTAAAGTAAATTTTTCGGTGCAGGAGCAAGCCTGTAATCCCAACCCCGCTACCATTAAAAGCGTGGTTTTTCTGGTGCAGCCTCCTAAATCAGCCAGCTTTATTCCGGCTAATATTTTTACTCCTAACGGCGATGGCCGGAACGATTATTTTCAGATGCCCAATTTACCCCCTGACTATTGCGAAAGCATTTTTGCCAGCATTATTATTTTTAACCGTTGGGGCAATAAGGTTTACAGCAGTACTAACCGCGAGTTTAAGTGGGATGGCCGGAATGCTACCGATGGCGTATATTATTACCTGATTAAGTTTTCGGATAAGGAATTTAAAGGCCATGTAACCTTAGTTCATTAA
- the ligA gene encoding NAD-dependent DNA ligase LigA, with product MDELQAQARIQELTQRIHYLNYQYYQNSISEVSDYEFDMLLGELIQLEKQYPAYRLPNSPTQRVGGTITKTFKSVLHKYPMLSLSNTYSEEDLREFDKRVRKVLEGDFEYICEQKFDGVAISATYQNGELTLGATRGDGTRGDDITQNIRTIHSLPLHLQTGDYPTEFEVRGEAFMPFSVFKKLNAEREELGEIRLANPRNATSGTLKLQDSSVVAKRKLSCFMYSMLAQPLPFDTHSESLEALQRWGFPVSDTYRKCSTLDEVLAYINEWETKRFTLPIATDGIVIKVNNFNQQEELGYTAKSPRWAIAYKYKALSASSRLQSIRYQVGRTGAVTPVALLEPVLLAGTTVKRASLHNANEILRLDIHEGDVLFVEKGGEIIPKITGVDKSQRLPDSQPVKYRDTCPACGTPLVRTEGEAHFYCPNDSGCPPQIKAKIEHFITRRAMNIENLGPETIEQLYAEGLVRNVADLYDLQLEQLIHLERLGEKSVTNLLNGIQKSKEVPYDRVLFALGIRFVGSTVARKIADRFASLETLQAASYEDLISVPEIGDRIALSILSYFKTEEHLQLLERLKAAGLQFSREEKISKIAATTRLTGLTFVISGVFETHSREEIQELITQNGGKVVSSISKKLSYLVAGDKMGPAKLEKANELGIKIISEAEFLQMIA from the coding sequence ATGGACGAACTTCAGGCGCAGGCCCGTATTCAGGAACTTACTCAACGCATTCATTATTTAAATTACCAGTATTACCAAAACAGCATTTCGGAAGTAAGCGATTACGAATTCGACATGCTGCTCGGGGAGCTTATTCAATTAGAGAAGCAATATCCCGCGTATCGTTTACCTAACTCGCCTACTCAACGGGTGGGTGGTACCATCACCAAAACATTTAAAAGCGTTCTGCACAAATATCCCATGCTCTCCTTGAGCAATACTTACTCCGAAGAAGATTTACGGGAATTTGATAAACGAGTCCGGAAGGTATTAGAAGGTGATTTTGAATATATTTGCGAGCAAAAATTTGATGGCGTGGCCATTAGTGCCACCTACCAAAACGGCGAACTAACGCTGGGTGCGACCCGTGGCGATGGAACCCGCGGCGATGATATTACGCAGAATATCCGCACCATCCATTCGCTGCCATTGCATTTGCAGACCGGCGATTACCCGACTGAGTTTGAAGTACGCGGCGAAGCTTTTATGCCTTTTTCGGTTTTCAAGAAATTAAACGCAGAACGCGAAGAACTAGGCGAAATACGGTTGGCTAATCCGCGTAATGCTACGTCGGGCACCTTAAAGCTGCAGGATTCATCGGTAGTGGCCAAACGGAAATTAAGCTGTTTTATGTACAGTATGTTGGCCCAGCCTCTACCCTTCGATACGCATTCTGAATCGTTGGAAGCTTTGCAACGCTGGGGTTTTCCGGTATCGGATACGTACCGGAAATGTTCCACTCTGGATGAAGTGCTGGCTTACATTAACGAGTGGGAAACCAAACGTTTTACTTTACCCATTGCCACTGATGGCATTGTAATTAAAGTAAATAATTTTAATCAGCAAGAAGAACTAGGCTATACAGCCAAGAGTCCGCGTTGGGCCATTGCGTATAAATACAAAGCCCTGAGCGCTTCCTCGCGGTTACAAAGCATCCGGTACCAGGTGGGTCGTACGGGAGCGGTTACTCCCGTAGCTCTGCTCGAACCCGTGCTACTAGCCGGCACAACCGTAAAACGTGCTTCCTTGCATAACGCTAACGAAATTCTGCGTCTAGATATTCACGAGGGCGATGTATTGTTTGTAGAAAAAGGCGGCGAAATTATACCTAAAATAACGGGCGTAGATAAAAGTCAGCGCTTACCCGATAGCCAACCGGTAAAATACCGCGATACGTGCCCGGCCTGCGGCACCCCGCTGGTACGTACCGAAGGCGAAGCGCATTTTTATTGCCCCAATGATTCCGGCTGTCCGCCCCAAATTAAAGCTAAAATTGAGCATTTTATTACGCGCCGGGCCATGAACATTGAAAACCTGGGTCCGGAAACCATTGAACAACTCTACGCAGAAGGCTTGGTGCGCAACGTAGCCGACTTGTACGATCTCCAATTGGAGCAATTAATTCATTTGGAGCGGTTAGGGGAAAAATCGGTTACTAACTTATTAAACGGTATCCAAAAATCGAAGGAAGTTCCGTACGACCGGGTATTATTTGCGCTAGGCATCCGGTTTGTGGGTAGTACCGTGGCCCGCAAAATTGCCGACCGGTTTGCCAGCCTTGAAACGCTACAAGCGGCTAGTTACGAAGACCTCATTAGCGTACCGGAAATTGGCGACCGGATTGCTCTGTCTATTCTAAGTTATTTTAAAACAGAAGAACATTTACAGTTGCTCGAGCGATTAAAAGCCGCCGGTTTACAGTTTAGCCGCGAAGAAAAAATTAGTAAGATCGCCGCTACTACCCGGTTAACCGGGCTTACTTTTGTCATTTCCGGCGTGTTTGAAACGCATAGCCGCGAAGAAATTCAAGAATTAATTACTCAAAATGGCGGCAAAGTGGTTAGTTCGATTTCAAAAAAGCTATCTTACCTGGTAGCCGGCGACAAGATGGGACCGGCGAAACTGGAAAAAGCGAATGAATTAGGCATTAAAATTATTTCGGAAGCAGAATTTCTCCAAATGATCGCTTAA